A single Halobellus ruber DNA region contains:
- a CDS encoding fumarylacetoacetate hydrolase family protein — MRQARLRTDDGIVRGRYTDGRIVAADGEYEVGRDGSLTYPCAPSAIYCVGRNYAETLEQMDYDRPPEPDFFIKPPASLSGHGDPIRYPGWTDELTYAGELAAVVDRRCRDVPEANVSEVIRGYTVMNDVDALDQQGRTARKAFDGSGPLGPWIETDLNPEGIGMETVINGETRQDANTELMLFSPAEIVSFLSRRFTLRPGDVIAFGSPANPGTVESGDVIEITYEGVGTLRNHVVGPSDGDAA; from the coding sequence ATGCGACAGGCACGGCTCCGAACCGACGACGGGATCGTACGGGGGCGCTACACTGACGGACGGATCGTCGCCGCGGACGGCGAGTACGAAGTCGGTCGCGACGGGTCGCTCACGTACCCCTGCGCTCCCTCGGCGATCTACTGCGTCGGCCGCAACTACGCCGAGACCCTCGAACAGATGGACTACGACCGGCCCCCGGAGCCGGACTTCTTCATCAAGCCCCCGGCGTCGCTTTCGGGCCACGGGGATCCGATCCGGTATCCCGGGTGGACCGACGAACTCACCTACGCGGGGGAGCTGGCCGCCGTCGTCGATCGGCGGTGTCGGGACGTACCCGAGGCGAACGTCTCCGAGGTGATCAGAGGGTACACGGTTATGAACGACGTCGACGCGCTCGATCAGCAGGGCCGGACCGCGAGGAAGGCGTTCGACGGATCGGGGCCGCTGGGGCCGTGGATCGAGACCGACCTGAACCCCGAGGGGATCGGGATGGAGACGGTGATCAACGGCGAGACGCGGCAGGACGCGAACACCGAATTGATGCTGTTTTCGCCCGCCGAGATCGTCTCGTTTCTCTCCCGTCGCTTCACGCTCCGTCCCGGGGACGTGATCGCGTTCGGGAGCCCCGCGAACCCGGGGACCGTCGAGTCGGGCGACGTAATCGAGATCACCTACGAGGGCGTCGGAACCCTCCGGAACCACGTCGTCGGGCCGTCAGACGGCGACGCGGCCTGA
- a CDS encoding amidohydrolase family protein: MLANLATEEAGQAVYLSHSWRGYAVSLDARAGYRLPSGSSRTSRGGRSTTTGSGRSTNAPRRPTRRCGSTPQLRERYEWASEYIEHRLCGWRFDTTLGLSRLVFGGVMAAYPDLGIVPHHGGGMVPYYRRRVRMSYQQRQAYPGFHERAADRSEPAEEYFTRVDADTAVPGSTPALECVESFFDAGNVVFGTDYPFSIERGRRTLEVTIDAVEGTNVGVDTREDIFPGTRYD; this comes from the coding sequence ATGCTGGCGAACCTGGCGACCGAGGAGGCCGGCCAGGCCGTCTATCTGTCCCACTCCTGGAGGGGCTACGCGGTCAGCCTCGACGCCCGCGCGGGGTACCGGCTGCCGTCCGGATCCTCTCGAACGTCGAGGGGCGGCCGCTCGACGACGACCGGTTCCGGCCGCTCCACGAACGCGCCGAGGCGACCGACGCGCCGCTGTGGATCCACCCCCCAACTCCGGGAGCGGTACGAGTGGGCCTCGGAGTATATCGAACACCGGTTGTGCGGGTGGCGCTTCGACACCACGCTCGGGTTGTCGCGGCTGGTGTTCGGCGGGGTGATGGCGGCGTACCCCGACCTGGGGATCGTCCCCCACCACGGCGGGGGAATGGTGCCGTACTACCGACGTCGGGTCCGGATGTCCTACCAGCAGCGACAGGCCTACCCCGGGTTCCACGAACGCGCCGCCGACCGCTCGGAGCCCGCCGAGGAGTACTTCACGCGGGTCGACGCCGACACCGCAGTACCGGGGTCGACGCCGGCGCTGGAGTGTGTGGAGTCGTTCTTCGACGCCGGGAACGTCGTCTTCGGGACCGACTACCCGTTCAGCATAGAGCGGGGGCGCCGCACGCTCGAAGTCACCATCGACGCCGTCGAGGGGACGAACGTCGGCGTCGACACCCGCGAGGACATCTTCCCCGGGACCCGCTACGACTGA
- the aceB gene encoding malate synthase AceB: MSVNRHYDREFVRTFFTSPTAVEGENDSAKMLRSAAKLRGLEAPDVWVPDNEDATAPSMRAEGIDNIIEVVAEHGSDFPGEIHPRVVWHREDPTTRYRGFQQMLRVAESDAINHVDGFVIPEVGDVDDWKKADEFFTIVEHEAGLEPGSLSMSVIVESGEAELAMGDLRAEMGKPANNLERLFLLVDGEVDYTKDMRAMTPTGELPAWPELRHNTSRGAAAAGLIAVDGPYDDIRDVEGYRERMTENRAKGMTGIWSLTPGQVVEANKAPLPPKTGRWLVEAGGRDVELEARDGKQVYEGSELGLEVTGDREYHLRVGDDEYVLDEPELEEELLDLTAYVPSLDDIVDSMEEFEAAKAAGRGAIAMSRSATLVIDGVEVEITADRMWDEATYQAAGTPIALFQDVYEHRPDQHEALAEMYGRDLIERAVAVGE, encoded by the coding sequence ATGAGCGTCAACCGCCACTACGATCGTGAGTTCGTTCGGACCTTCTTCACGTCGCCGACCGCCGTGGAGGGCGAGAACGACTCCGCGAAGATGCTTCGGAGCGCGGCCAAACTGCGAGGACTGGAGGCCCCCGACGTGTGGGTGCCCGACAACGAGGACGCGACGGCCCCGTCGATGCGCGCGGAGGGGATCGACAACATCATCGAGGTCGTCGCCGAGCACGGAAGCGACTTCCCCGGCGAGATCCACCCGCGCGTGGTCTGGCACCGGGAGGACCCCACGACCCGGTATCGGGGGTTCCAGCAGATGCTCCGGGTGGCCGAATCCGACGCGATCAACCACGTCGACGGGTTCGTGATCCCCGAGGTCGGCGACGTCGACGACTGGAAGAAGGCCGACGAGTTCTTCACCATCGTCGAACACGAGGCGGGGCTCGAACCTGGGAGCCTCTCGATGTCGGTGATCGTCGAGTCCGGGGAGGCGGAACTGGCGATGGGCGACCTCAGAGCGGAGATGGGCAAGCCCGCGAACAACCTGGAACGCCTGTTCCTGCTGGTCGACGGCGAGGTCGATTACACGAAGGATATGCGCGCGATGACGCCGACCGGCGAACTCCCGGCGTGGCCCGAACTCCGTCACAACACCTCGCGAGGCGCGGCCGCGGCCGGACTCATCGCCGTCGACGGCCCCTACGACGACATCCGCGACGTGGAGGGGTACCGCGAGCGGATGACCGAAAATCGCGCGAAGGGGATGACCGGCATCTGGTCGCTCACCCCCGGCCAGGTGGTCGAGGCGAACAAGGCACCCCTCCCGCCGAAGACCGGCCGCTGGCTCGTCGAGGCCGGCGGTCGCGACGTCGAACTCGAAGCCCGGGACGGAAAACAGGTGTACGAGGGGTCCGAGCTGGGATTGGAGGTGACGGGCGACCGGGAGTACCATCTCCGCGTCGGCGACGACGAATATGTGCTCGACGAGCCGGAACTCGAGGAGGAACTGTTGGATCTGACCGCCTACGTCCCCAGCCTCGACGACATCGTCGACTCGATGGAGGAGTTCGAGGCGGCGAAGGCGGCGGGGCGCGGCGCGATCGCGATGTCGCGGTCGGCCACCCTGGTCATCGACGGCGTCGAGGTCGAAATTACCGCGGACCGGATGTGGGACGAAGCCACGTATCAGGCCGCAGGAACCCCGATCGCGCTGTTCCAGGACGTCTACGAGCACCGACCCGATCAGCACGAGGCGTTGGCGGAGATGTACGGCCGGGACCTCATCGAGCGCGCGGTGGCAGTCGGGGAGTGA
- a CDS encoding Glu/Leu/Phe/Val family dehydrogenase codes for MSEVNPFESLQEQIDDAAAYLDVNDGVIERLKHPERVLESNLTVEMDDGSLERFRAFRSQFNGDRGPYKGGIRYHPGVSRDEVKALSGWMTYKCAVVDIPYGGGKGGIVVDPRELSMSEVERLTRSFATELRPIVGPDRDVPAPDVNTGQREMNWFKDTYETLEDTVAPGVITGKAVSAGGSEGRVEATGRSTMLAAREAFDYLGDDLDGTTVAVQGYGNAGSVAATLLAEQGARVVAVSDSSGAIYDPDGLDPTAVKEFKTETGSVTGFGSSSELTNEELLTLDVDLLVPAALENAVDAEIARDVAADVIVETANGPLTPGADDVLGDRDVLIVPDILANAGGVTVSYFEWVQNRQRFSWTEERVNDELERAITGAFDDLVSAFESQDLPSLRIAAYVVAIRRVVDAYTDSGTWP; via the coding sequence ATGTCCGAGGTCAACCCGTTCGAGAGCCTGCAGGAGCAGATCGACGACGCCGCGGCGTATCTCGACGTCAACGACGGCGTGATCGAACGGTTGAAACACCCCGAGCGGGTGCTGGAGTCGAACCTCACCGTAGAGATGGACGACGGGTCGCTGGAGCGGTTTCGTGCGTTCCGCTCGCAGTTCAACGGCGACCGCGGGCCCTACAAAGGTGGGATCAGATACCACCCGGGCGTCTCGCGGGACGAAGTCAAAGCGCTGTCGGGGTGGATGACCTACAAGTGTGCAGTCGTCGACATCCCGTACGGCGGCGGGAAGGGGGGAATCGTCGTCGATCCCCGCGAGCTCTCGATGTCCGAGGTCGAGCGGCTCACCCGGTCGTTCGCGACGGAACTCAGGCCCATCGTCGGCCCGGATCGTGACGTCCCGGCGCCGGACGTCAACACCGGCCAGCGGGAGATGAACTGGTTCAAAGACACCTACGAGACGCTGGAGGACACGGTCGCGCCGGGCGTCATCACCGGGAAGGCCGTCTCCGCGGGCGGCAGCGAGGGGCGAGTCGAAGCCACGGGACGCTCGACGATGCTGGCCGCCCGGGAGGCGTTCGACTACCTGGGCGACGACCTTGACGGGACGACAGTGGCAGTGCAGGGCTACGGCAACGCGGGGTCGGTCGCGGCCACGTTGCTCGCAGAGCAGGGCGCGAGGGTCGTCGCAGTCTCCGACTCCTCGGGGGCGATCTACGATCCGGACGGCCTCGATCCGACCGCCGTCAAGGAGTTCAAGACCGAGACCGGGTCGGTGACCGGGTTCGGATCGTCGTCGGAACTCACGAACGAGGAACTGCTCACCCTCGACGTCGACCTCCTCGTCCCGGCGGCACTGGAGAACGCGGTCGACGCCGAGATCGCGCGGGACGTCGCGGCCGACGTCATCGTCGAGACCGCGAACGGACCGCTGACGCCCGGCGCCGACGACGTCCTCGGCGACCGCGACGTCCTCATCGTGCCGGACATCCTGGCAAACGCCGGCGGCGTCACGGTCTCGTACTTCGAGTGGGTCCAGAACCGACAGCGGTTCTCGTGGACCGAGGAGCGCGTGAACGACGAACTCGAACGGGCCATCACCGGGGCCTTCGACGACCTCGTTTCCGCATTCGAGTCCCAGGACCTCCCGAGCCTCCGGATCGCGGCGTACGTGGTGGCGATCCGGCGGGTCGTCGACGCCTACACCGACAGCGGAACCTGGCCGTAG